In Nitrospirota bacterium, a single genomic region encodes these proteins:
- the ychF gene encoding redox-regulated ATPase YchF: MKIAVTGLANSGKTTIFNALTGLNLETTIYPTITAEPHLGVVKVPDSRIEKLAAIYKPKKTTYAAVEYVDYIGITKGDIEQNKKVSDLIKDVDAIVHVIRGFEDESIVHPLGNVNPARDAETVELEMIFGDLELVEKRLERMEQGQKRGKKPDETEKKILLKCKEVLEKETPLRDIEFSEEEQKTMRNLQFMSIKPVVIVLNVSEKDLNSEKTAGTTSELQKFFKGKQVKVLNLCGKIEMEIAQLSPEEASAFLDDLGIHEPALNRLIHVSYDLLGLISFLTVGEDEVRAWTIKKGTDAQKAAGKIHSDIERGFIRAEVVSFDDFISHGSMSAARDKGLLRLEGKTYEVKDGDIINFRFNV, from the coding sequence ATGAAGATAGCAGTTACCGGACTTGCGAATTCAGGAAAGACGACAATCTTTAATGCCCTGACAGGCTTAAACCTTGAGACGACAATTTATCCCACTATTACGGCAGAGCCTCATCTCGGTGTTGTAAAAGTTCCTGATTCAAGGATTGAAAAACTGGCAGCGATTTATAAGCCGAAGAAAACTACATACGCGGCAGTAGAATATGTTGATTATATAGGCATTACAAAAGGCGATATTGAGCAGAACAAAAAGGTATCTGACCTCATAAAGGACGTTGACGCCATAGTCCATGTCATCAGGGGCTTTGAGGACGAATCCATAGTGCATCCGCTGGGGAATGTAAATCCTGCCCGCGATGCTGAGACTGTAGAGCTTGAGATGATTTTCGGAGATTTGGAACTTGTTGAAAAACGGCTTGAAAGGATGGAGCAGGGACAAAAAAGAGGCAAGAAGCCGGATGAAACAGAAAAGAAGATTCTTTTAAAGTGTAAAGAGGTTCTTGAAAAGGAGACGCCTCTCAGAGATATTGAATTCTCAGAGGAAGAACAAAAGACAATGAGGAATCTCCAGTTCATGTCAATAAAGCCTGTGGTTATTGTTTTAAATGTTTCGGAAAAAGATTTAAACTCTGAAAAAACTGCCGGAACAACTTCCGAACTTCAGAAATTCTTCAAAGGCAAACAGGTAAAAGTATTAAACCTCTGCGGCAAGATTGAGATGGAGATTGCGCAGTTGTCTCCGGAAGAGGCAAGTGCATTTCTTGATGACCTCGGTATCCATGAGCCTGCCTTGAACAGATTAATCCATGTCTCGTACGACCTCCTCGGCCTTATATCATTCCTTACAGTAGGAGAGGATGAGGTCAGGGCCTGGACGATAAAGAAAGGCACAGATGCGCAGAAGGCGGCAGGAAAGATTCATTCTGACATTGAGCGCGGATTCATAAGGGCGGAGGTTGTATCATTTGATGATTTCATATCACACGGCAGCATGTCTGCCGCGCGTGACAAAGGACTGCTGAGACTTGAAGGTAAAACTTACGAAGTAAAAGACGGGGATATAATCAATTTCAGATTTAATGTGTGA
- the guaB gene encoding IMP dehydrogenase has protein sequence MIEQKIPVGLTFDDVLLIPAKSDILPMDADISTSLTKKIKINIPLLSAAMDTVTESELAISIAREGGIGIIHRAMSAQRQASEVDRVKKSESGMIIDPVTISPDEPISEAMALMEKYRISGVPVTVKGKLVGILTNRDLKFETGFSKKVSDVMTKKNLITASIGTNLEKAKELLHKYKIEKLPIVDKDFNLKGLITIKDIEKRRKYPHACKDKLGRLRVGGAIGVGEDAIFRASLLVKAGVDVIAIDTAHGHTKSVIEVLKKVKKKFGIEVIAGNVGTQEGTLDLIKAGADAIKVGIGPGSICTTRIVAGAGVPQITAIINCYSIAKKYGVPIIADGGVKYSGDITKALAAGAQSVMIGGLFAGTDESPGETILYQGRSYKVYRGMGSLGAMEQGSKDRYQQAGVESKKLVPEGVEGRVPNKGPLSQSVHQLMGGLRSGMGYCGCKSLNELRQKAKFLRITNAGLRESHVHDVIITREAPNYRTEW, from the coding sequence ATGATAGAACAGAAAATACCTGTAGGCTTAACATTTGATGACGTGCTTCTTATACCCGCGAAATCAGATATCCTTCCAATGGACGCTGACATATCTACCAGCCTTACAAAGAAGATAAAAATAAATATCCCCCTGCTCAGCGCTGCCATGGATACGGTCACGGAATCAGAGCTTGCAATATCAATTGCGCGCGAAGGCGGAATCGGAATAATCCACAGGGCCATGTCTGCGCAGAGGCAGGCGTCAGAAGTGGACAGGGTAAAGAAATCAGAGAGCGGCATGATAATAGACCCTGTGACAATCTCGCCTGACGAGCCAATCTCAGAGGCAATGGCTCTGATGGAGAAATATAGGATATCAGGCGTGCCTGTTACAGTAAAAGGAAAACTCGTTGGGATACTCACAAACAGGGACTTAAAATTTGAGACCGGGTTTAGCAAAAAGGTCTCTGACGTTATGACAAAGAAAAATCTGATAACAGCATCTATAGGAACAAACCTTGAGAAAGCAAAGGAGCTTCTCCACAAATACAAAATAGAGAAGCTGCCGATTGTTGATAAAGATTTCAACCTGAAAGGCCTTATAACAATCAAAGACATCGAGAAGAGAAGAAAGTATCCTCATGCATGCAAGGATAAGTTAGGAAGATTAAGGGTTGGCGGAGCAATCGGCGTAGGAGAGGATGCCATTTTCAGGGCAAGCCTTCTTGTAAAGGCAGGCGTAGATGTGATTGCAATAGATACAGCCCACGGCCATACAAAATCAGTCATAGAGGTCTTAAAGAAGGTTAAGAAAAAATTCGGAATAGAAGTCATTGCCGGAAATGTCGGGACTCAGGAAGGGACGCTGGATTTAATAAAAGCAGGCGCTGATGCAATCAAGGTTGGAATAGGCCCCGGCTCTATCTGCACAACGAGGATTGTTGCAGGTGCAGGAGTTCCGCAGATTACAGCTATAATTAACTGCTATTCAATAGCAAAAAAATACGGAGTCCCCATCATTGCAGACGGAGGCGTAAAATATTCAGGAGATATAACAAAGGCTCTTGCAGCAGGAGCGCAGTCTGTTATGATAGGCGGTCTTTTTGCCGGGACAGATGAATCACCGGGCGAAACAATCCTCTATCAGGGAAGAAGCTATAAAGTTTACAGGGGCATGGGTTCTTTGGGCGCAATGGAGCAGGGCTCAAAGGACAGATACCAGCAGGCAGGAGTTGAAAGTAAAAAACTCGTTCCTGAAGGAGTTGAAGGAAGAGTTCCAAATAAAGGCCCTCTCTCACAGAGCGTGCATCAGTTAATGGGCGGGCTCCGTTCGGGAATGGGCTATTGTGGATGCAAAAGTCTGAATGAATTAAGGCAAAAGGCAAAGTTCCTCAGAATTACAAATGCAGGCCTCAGAGAAAGCCACGTCCACGACGTTATCATCACGCGTGAAGCGCCGAATTACAGAACAGAGTGGTAG